In the Dictyostelium discoideum AX4 chromosome 6 chromosome, whole genome shotgun sequence genome, attgagattcttcaattgaaaatctttGTGAAATATGTCCAAATAATCTTTTGAATAGTGTatgttttttcattaaaaatggtGGTAAACTTGTAGTTTGAATACCAACTggtaatatatatattgttATATTTTCAACTGAAGGTGGTGGTGTATTATTAGCAGATTGTTGTAGTTGAGtctgttgtggttgtggttgtggtggttgtggttgttgtattGCTAATAATTGACCTGTTAAAGTTATTCCTCCATTATCACCACTTTGTCGTTGTTGTGCCTGTTGTGGCTGTAATGTTGGTGGATTTGAAGTTGGAGTTGAAATTGTTGTAGATaacatatttaaattattattactattattattattatttatattatttatattattattattattattatttacattatttatAGTTGAATTTAAAGCTGCAGTATTTGAAGTTGTTATTGTATTTAGTCCaattgtatttaaattaaatgacaTTACATACACCTAATACgtttaatacaaatatttgaacacaacaataaaaacaatatttaaaaaaaaaaaaaaaaaaaaaaaaaaaaaaaaaaaaaaatgaaaataaaaaaaaatttataaaaaaaaaaaataaaaattaaaaataatttttaattaaattttagacttttttgtgaaaaaaaaaaaaaaaaaataaaaaaataaaaaaaaaaaaaaaaaaaaataaaaaaagggaaaactggattttttttattttttatttttatttttttatttttttattttaatcgaGTATACTTAAAAAGTCAATAGTTTTTCTGGAAGTACAAGCTTgacaattacaaataaaagaataagtTTCTTTAAGAGTCGTTCTTCTTTTTTCAGTTGTTAATTTTTCACCATCTAAATAAGATATGAAAAGTTCCTcaccttttttaattggtctTCTTGTACAGAAACgaattgatttatcatttacAACTGGGGTTGCAATGAAAACATTTGGTTCGCATGAATGGTTAAAGAAAGAACCTTGCATTAGAATACTTGCTAATTGTTGTGATGGAATCTCTTGGAAATCAAATGAATAGCCTAACTCATCCATTGGGTTTTTTTCAGAGAGAATTTTAATTCTAGAAGTTGGGAAAGCCACAGCATTCAATCTGATTATTGATTTAACACGATGATAAATCTCTTGAGTGATTTCACGATTTGAGAAAATTCCTTTTATAGATTGATAGATTTTCATATCTTTTCTACTTAAATATGAGGTTGTATGATTTTTTGATGGTTCAGTATGAACTAGTCTCTTTAAGAATTGGTCCATTTGCATTGAACGTAATGGTTCGTCTTGGTTACCACCAGTTGTATATTGCAATGAAAACACTTGTAACATTAATAAATACTCTGTTCTTTCTTCGTCATCcaattttgaaatatcatgataaaatttatttaaaaagtttgtATGAACATTTGATGGTGTTCCACTGCATATTAATCTATGTCTTGCCATTCCCTGAGCTTCACATTCTGATGAACAAAATATAGCTTCATTACAATTTGGACAACAAACTCCACTAATAGAACCCAATGGTAAATTTGTCATACGACTTAATGTATCCTCAATCTTTGGaaattcttttgattttgatatcTCTCTATCATTTTGTAATTCAACTGGTTGCAATGATAAATGACAATTATTACAATGTTCATcctaaataaaataaaacatatgttaatattatgaaaaaatgtatatatattatttaaaaattaatattattaatattacatcATGTTTTTCATATTTATGTTTTGCtaaatttgttgaaattgaaagtAATGAAGGTGCTTCAAAAAGtaattcttcttcttcaataTCTCTAGTTGCAAAGATACCTCTACCGTGAATTGGTGATTTCTTTACCATTGCATTACCCATTAAAGTTGATGATAAACCATTAAAGAATTCATAATCATCTTCATGATTTGGTACAATAACTGTATCTGGATATAACATCATTTCTGCCTCTCtctttaaatcaacaatttttGGATTATGTATTAAAAGtaatgatttttcaaatgCAACAATTGCTTCATTATATTTCTCTTTTCTAACTAAACAAATTCCTTTAATAACAAATGCTCTATatacaataaaatattattattattatatattcaccaatcaatcaatcaatcaatcaatcaatcaatcaatcaatcaatcaatcaattaatcaatcacattaattaattaattcaatacATACTCTGATAAAATTTCACCTTcagttgaatttttaataactgTATTACAATCAATGATTGCATCATCTAAACGTGATAATGATTCTAATACTGTTGCACGTTGAATACGAACTGCATAATCGGCTGGTGTATGACTAAGTACccaataatatctttttaatgCTTCTTCAGGTTTACCATTCATAAATTCATCATATGCTTTTTGAATTGCAATTTGAATACTATAACTTAAATGTAATGATGCTGGATCAACTGgtatttttggttttatttgtGGTGCATTTTGAAATCCTTTAATCTCTTCTTCAATATCTTCTTTACTTCTAATTGTACTATTTATTGcatcttttgaattttttgttGAGAAAATATCTGacccaccaccactaccacctgtacaaaaatatcttgttaaattattataattattattaaaataaaatttaattaaattttcattcttttttaaactttGTAATCTATTTAACATTTtctccaaaaataaaaaaaaaaaaaaagatatttttatttgttgattgagaaaataaaataaaatgaaatgtttgaaaaaaaaatatttcaaacgTTTGGTGAGACTCGGGTGGgtcggttttttttttttttttttttttttttttttttttttttttttttttttttttaaattaaaatttttattttaaattttttttaatttttattttttttaacacacttttcattttcttgtaaatgaatttatttattttcacacCAACCaagatttaatattactttttatttttttttttttaattttttttaaaatcgtattagttgattttaaaatctaaatgaaaaagattaattattatgttttattatatacttataaattatataaaacatattaattgattttttcttttaaaatcaattaatatgttttaaaatcaaccgatacaattttaaaaaaaaatgatttatatttacaataaaaaataatatattatattattcttttattcattttttttttatttttaattatttaaaaaatccatcttttttttttttttttgatagaGTTTTTATTCATAGTAACGAATAATCCATTCACAAATTGCAGAAGCTTTTGGTTGATCTTCAACTTCAAAAGTTAATTTAATAACAGCTTGAGCACCACCTGAAACTGGTGTTAATTCttgtaattcaaatttacatCTTAAATTACCATCGACTGGTACTGGCGATAAGAatctaattttattgaaaCCATAATTTACACCATATTTAATACCTTCAACATTTGGCATAACTTCTTCTGCAAACATTGGTGCTAATGATAATGTTAAGAAACCATGTGCAATTGGactataatatatatataaatattaataattagtaTATACATTGagaggttttttttttttttttttttttttttttttttttttataaatagagGATAGATAATTTACCCACCAAAAGGACTTTCAGATTTAGCTCTTTCTGGATCAATATGAATCCATTGGAAATCACCAGTTGATTCAGCAAAAGAGTTTACACGATCTTGAGTGATTTTAAAGTATTCACTTGTACCAATCTCTTTACCAACTAAAGTTTTCATCTCTTCTAAACCTTTAAGAGTTTTAGTATTTCTTGCATTTCTTTGAGCTTGTGCTCTAATAACAAGTTCTCTTAATGATGCATctgtattatttgatgagAGATAAAAActttctaataatttaaggttaattttttttttttttttttaatattctgttttttttttttttaaaaaaaaaattaccatttgatgatgaaCATAAATGATTAGTTAATGTTTCAACTCTtctaatttgttgttgattcattttctataaatttaatataaacaattcaaaaaaaaaaaaaaataaaaaaaaaaataaaaaaaataaaaaaaaaaaaaacaaaaaaaattaaaaaaataaaaaaaataaaaaaaaataaaaaaaaaaattaaaattgaaaatgatattctggaaatttaaaataaataaataaataatctaaataaaaaaataaaatcaaatgaatgattataaatttaatatacaatattatttatttattttttatattttaatagaaCTCTTCTTTGATAACTTTACCATCTTTCCATTCTTGTAAAGCCCATTGAGTTTTCGCAACTTTGTAACCACCATAAGTGAAATTCATAAACATTTCATAGGCAGTATTATTTCCATCAACTAAGATTTTGGTTATTCTTGCTTCATGAATGGTTGCATTATTAACAATTGGTTCTTAAGCTTTATGATTTGCTTCTTTACCAACACGGTTTGTtgaatcatcattttcatacATTAAAATatccttttaaatttaaaaataaattaatttattattcataaaaataaaaaaataataaaaaaaataaaaaaataaaaaataaaatacaaacatggtaatttttatcaaaatttccaaaattttattatcttggATACTTctaaattttctttaattgacatcttaataatttttttttttttttttttaaaacttaaaaaatttttaatttatttaaatttatttattttttttttttatatttgtaatttttaatttattatttttattaatatatttttcggaatatcttttttttttttttttttttttctaaacgaTCTGGGGGAGTATTCCGGAATCGAGATTTATAgtacaaatttattttgtatttttttttttcaaaatttatggGTAATATTCCACACGAACAAATCTTTGAGTTTTTACTGGAGCCACTGGATGAACCATCATACATATTCttaaatcattatatttttcatttttaatacaagacattttaatattttgatttatatttttattatttttcaatgagaaattatttaaattttctatatatatatatataataaaaaacatgaTTTTAGTtagtaaatataatattttctttttttttttttatttaattctttgtttttttttattttttattaatttattttttttattttttttttttttattaaaaatatatacataccaaataacattttttttattaattataaatatattttaaataataatttagtttgaaattaaatgaataaaaaaaaaaaaaaaaagtgtttaaataattttttttaattttattatcaatatttaaatcttaaaatttatataatcaaatttagtaatagtatttttttaaaatttttatttatttcatcatatattatcataaaaaaaagtattaattttattaaattgtttcaCTGAAGGTATGacacaaaaaaatattgaccaacacaaaataaaacaattggtagaaatttgtaaaatttaaaaataaaaaaaataaaacaaaataaaaaataaataatgataaaataaggattaaaaaaaaaaaaaaaaaaaaaaaaaaaaaaaaaggtaacgcacaattcaaataatcaCGAAAAAagctttttaaaaaaaacatcgcaaaaaaataaagaacaCCAAtgtaaattaaatcaatatgaAAGTGtggaaaattaaatatcTATAAGGAAATAGGAGGTTGAAAATGCAcagaaataattttataaccataaataataatttttatttcccACACCATTTTTgataatgtaaaaaaaaaatgaacaaGGATAATAATACTTCTTTACAAACAAaacaacacaaaaaaaaaaaaaaaaaaaaaaaaaacaacactttccaataaaattacaatagcttgcaaaaaataattattgaaaataaataatgttaTTTAGATcatattacaaatttaacaccactaatacaaaaaaagaaataatttaaaaataaaaataaaaataaaaaaaaaaaaattaaaaattaaaaataaaaataagatataaaaaaaaaaaaaaaataaatggtgagaattatttcttttcaaattataacatttttgatatcttttttttttttatattattttattttattttatttattttattttaattaaaaaattatataaatatatattatttttaatgataatctttttttttatttttatttttattttattttattttactattttaatttctactTCTTCTTTCTATTTGATCAATaacattatttgattttgtaaaTCTTTGACCTCTTAAAAATTGATCATCTTTGAATATACCCTTATAGATATGGGAGTAATTATTAAGTTGACCTATACCATTGAATTTACCATCACGGAATTCACCTTGATAAATGTAATTTGGAGTTACAATTTTACCAGTACCATTAAAGTGTTGATATTTCTCTTTGTATGGATAAAAGAAACCAACAAAAGCACCAACTAACGTTGAGCCTAAATGACAAGCATGATCCAAAGGTGATCTTCTTGAAAAAAGGGGTAAAAATAAACCACAGAAATCGAAAAGTGCCAATGCTGCCAATACTTGAGAACCTTCGAAATCAAACATTGGTAAGAATATAATACTTACAcgtgaattttcaaataaaacagAGGATGCAAAGAGTGAGAAAACACTACCACTTGCACCAATCGAGGGAACTACATAACTTCCCACCAACAATTTATAAGTTAAACTTGTCATTGAACCAAATAAACCACCCAAGAAATAGAGTATTAAGAAATCACGAGTTCCTAAATGATCATAAGCCGTACTACCAAATGATGCCAATGCATACATATTAAAAAGTATATGAAGTCCTTCTGTATGTGTAAATGTTGAAAGAATTAAAGATGATGGATACTTATTaagtgatgatggtgaaagGAAGAAATGTGGACCAAATCTTTCTAAAAATCCTTGAATCTTTAATAAACGCCATACTATAATATTTGCTGCAATTAATGAACCAATCACTAAATATTTCTctgtaattttatattttaaaattttaaaatagtatGGTTTTTCTTCAATATCTTGtttaccattatcattatcatttgaattattaccaaaacCTAAAAATCCTAACCCAACTccaacaaatgaaaataacatattttttttatttctatttaaaaaatttaaaattttttctttattattattattattattattattattattattattttcattattttcattattttcattattattattattttcattatttttattattattttcataacctttatcattaatatttgttgaatagaatctattattattaaatgaattgatagtaaaattattattgattaatgatgatggtgttgttgttgataatgtATGATGGTGGTTATTTGTTAcattataaatcaaattaacatttttaaaatttggtgtaatttttgtaaagtttgtttttatatgtttaacttgatttttatttaatatattttttgatatttttttaaaaattgacgaacttatcatttttttgtttttttagaGTGttgatagaaaaaaaaaataaaaataaaaaatatgatCACTAATCACAAGTgcataaaaaataaaaaaaaaaataaaaaacaatttaaaaaaaccaaaaagtcaaaatttcaaaaaaaaaaaaatacacatttaaatttgttttcaaattaacattaaccattttttaaaaaatagataatatggaataattattaattttaaatttatttgttaaaaaaatgaaaattgtatctcaataatatatatttatatttttctgaataaattatttaattgtattaaaataaaaaaaaaaaataaatccaccaggcaaatttaaaatttttttattttaaaattttttaatatttttattttattattacttattattacttattattattattattatttattttttaattttttttaatttttttttttttttttttttttaattttttttttttaatgagaAACTATAATTGGTTTTGAATTTggatcaaatttaaaagttaatTTCTTCcagaataataaaactatacCCATATCGAAAACCcacattgaaattaatacaaTGAAAAGTGGTAGACGTCTTATCATTGATAAACCATAACCAGCCCAAAGCGGACCAAGAATTCTAGCAAGACTACCCATAATCATCATACAACCACTTAGGAAACCTTGAGATTCTTCTTCACCATAGATTCTATTCAATAGTTTAGAATAAAGACTATAGACTGAAGTATTTTGAGTTGGAATACCAACAGTAGTGATTGCAACCGATAAAATGAATTTCCACATTGGTACACTATCAGTTGCCAAACCAAGTCCAAAGAAGAAcatcatcaatattaaaCCAGCACCAATGAATAACATACCAAACATGATTGCATGTTTATCTTGTCCACCTTTACCTGTGAATATAACTGTAACAATAATGAAAACTATGATTTCCAATGACACCAAACTATACATAATACTATTTTGAATTGTACCAAAACCATACTGTTGTTGAGTGATTGGTGTAATTAAAGTTTCAAGTGAACCAAATACAAAATTTTGcacaaaattaattacaaaACATGTCAATAGTGATGcatttaatatcttttttaaattttctaaaaatgttggttcttttttcttttgatcaGCACCAAATAATCTTGATTGATGAATTGAACCACCATTTGATGAAGAGGTttgatattttgaaaattttttacttGAAAAATGTTGAAATGATGATTGTGGTGTAATCATGGTAGTTGATAATGATTCACCACCATTTCCATTTAAACCTTTTGGATTAACCATTCTATATGTTAATGATCCTTCCTCTCCAAATGTTGGATATTTACTATATGTTGaatattgttgatttataCTATGCTTATAGTCTCCACCCAATGTAACTTCTGAATATTTATCTAATGCATGTGGATGGCTTGTACTTTTATGTAATAATGGTGCTTTTTcattacttttaaatttagatgatgaaatatgttgttgtttttcatttatatcaATTTTAGATACTTGATCAATATTAGTTTGATTATTATCttgattatcaattattggaGTTGGTTCTCTGAATCCAatgaatgataataaaattaagaataaaaataatgctAATAACCAACCTGGTGTTCTTAATGGATCGAAAATGAAATGAACTTTACCAAtccaaaaattgaaattaactTCACCAATACCAAGATTAAATGCTGGACCTGCAACTAAACCAAATGCATTGATACCATTGATTATACCCATAAATTTGGTTCTTTGCTCTTTGGTACTGACTGCTGCAATGTAACTATTGGTTAATGCCATATTACTACTACCGATACCTGCTATGAAACGACCTGCAATCACCATATATGGATCGATTGCCATTGCATAAACTATATTACCAATTACACCAACTATTAAACTTGCTATAAAACTTTCTTTCATTGTTCTTTTGTCTGCCCAAATTCCAACAATTGGTAAAAAACAAACTTGTGCTATTGAAAATACTGCTAATGCCCACCCCAATGaattactattaccattgattgattctaaatattttaataatgatggcATTACAATACCATATTCAACATTTGCCACAAATCCAATTATCATAACTGTTGTTAAACTTAACATGTGGACTCGATTTTctgttttttcatttgatatttccactttttcatcttttactgatactttttcttctttatttattattaaaattgaatcattactattattattttctaccatttttttttttttttttttttttttttttttccaaatacCTTTTAttcaatggtaataataataaaaaaagatggtgttttaaaaaaaaaaaaaaaaaaaaaaaaaaaaattgttaaataaaattcaaaaaaaaaaaaaaaaaaagggggggTTATAAAAGGGAATCAACTTTgcttgggttttttttttttttaacaaatttttaatttttttttaatttttaatttttttttaatttttttttaatttttaaattttttttaaaacccaaaaatattttgttgtAAAGGAacaaattttcttttttttttttttttttttttttttttggaaaaatttttttaatgggGGGTTATCATTCcctaaaaaaactttttcccaaaccaaaaaaaccaaaaaaaatttaaatttaaaaattaaaattaaaaaaaatggggttttttaaattaaaaaaaaaaaaaaaaaaaaaaaaaattattattaaagggGATtgggtttttaaaaaaatagagatgaaaaaaaaaaatttggatatttcggaaaaaaaaaaaaaaaattaagagtttttttttattttttatttacaactttaaaaagatatttttattatcttttttttttttttttttttttctttatctttttctttttatatatattttttttttttatttaattccagtttgttttttaaaaactctAACTATTGAATTGAAGAAAATAGTTCCGAGGATAATTGAACCACTAACCAAAATCGAAATAAACCCTTGATATCCATTACAATATATTCTTTTTGATAAAAGAAGACATAGTGGAATAATAAATGTTAA is a window encoding:
- a CDS encoding MaoC-like dehydratase domain-containing protein codes for the protein MNQQQIRRVETLTNHLCSSSNESFYLSSNNTDASLRELVIRAQAQRNARNTKTLKGLEEMKTLVGKEIGTSEYFKITQDRVNSFAESTGDFQWIHIDPERAKSESPFGGPIAHGFLTLSLAPMFAEEVMPNVEGIKYGVNYGFNKIRFLSPVPVDGNLRCKFELQELTPVSGGAQAVIKLTFEVEDQPKASAICEWIIRYYE
- a CDS encoding SET domain-containing protein (Similar to TPR), producing MLNRLQSLKKNENLIKFYFNNNYNNLTRYFCTGGSGGGSDIFSTKNSKDAINSTIRSKEDIEEEIKGFQNAPQIKPKIPVDPASLHLSYSIQIAIQKAYDEFMNGKPEEALKRYYWVLSHTPADYAVRIQRATVLESLSRLDDAIIDCNTVIKNSTEGEILSEAFVIKGICLVRKEKYNEAIVAFEKSLLLIHNPKIVDLKREAEMMLYPDTVIVPNHEDDYEFFNGLSSTLMGNAMVKKSPIHGRGIFATRDIEEEELLFEAPSLLSISTNLAKHKYEKHDDEHCNNCHLSLQPVELQNDREISKSKEFPKIEDTLSRMTNLPLGSISGVCCPNCNEAIFCSSECEAQGMARHRLICSGTPSNVHTNFLNKFYHDISKLDDEERTEYLLMLQVFSLQYTTGGNQDEPLRSMQMDQFLKRLVHTEPSKNHTTSYLSRKDMKIYQSIKGIFSNREITQEIYHRVKSIIRLNAVAFPTSRIKILSEKNPMDELGYSFDFQEIPSQQLASILMQGSFFNHSCEPNVFIATPVVNDKSIRFCTRRPIKKGEELFISYLDGEKLTTEKRRTTLKETYSFICNCQACTSRKTIDFLSILD